The Ostrea edulis chromosome 1, xbOstEdul1.1, whole genome shotgun sequence genomic sequence AAATAACATACGACTTATTTTGATTGCTGGTTACAAACATGCAAGCTCATTTTCAAAAAGCTGGtttaatttacaaataattaatcaattttaaggGAAAAGGCTgatgaaaggggaagataactaacagtgatcaatctcataactcctataagcaatacaaaataaagagttggccaaacacggatccctggacataccagaggtaggatcaggtgcctaggaggagtaagcatccccagagagatgaaattgaagtacgtgtacaatatatttttttctgtactATAATAGATCACTTACTATCATAAACATATCCACATGTGAGTTGTCAAATCATCGCTAGACATTGCTcaaaataaaatagatataaaacatGTGTTGGACATATCAACGTTCTGTTCTTTATACGAAAgatgaagatgacgaacagtgatcaatctcataactccaataagcaatacaaaataaagagttggacaaacacgaacccctggatataccagaggtgggatcaggtgcctagaaggagtaaataTCTCCTGTCGACAGGACACACCCGTCTCGAGTCCAATACCTTGaacaggtaaatggagtaagtTGTAGTCAAACAAAGTGTACAAAGAACAGTctcacaatcggtatgaaacacaacaggcagcatttgacccaatgacaggttgtattggcaaaatagaTCACTacaacgaccatggaatttgcgaaatgctgactttaaacgagactgttgaaacccatgtaccatcaacttgtttgtcagtaacctgcctcgatttaaaaactgatattcaCATAGTACATATTCAACGttgtaaatgattttaaattgtaATCTGTCCGAAGGAGACGTTAAATATCGGTCAAATATCAATGATCACAACCGCTTAATTTTAACGTAACGTTGTAGTGTTAAAAAGCATAGACTTATTTGAGACCATCATAAACATGTCAAAgcttcaaaataattcataaagTATATTTTCCCTTGCATAATATGTCTGAAATTTCGCCGATTCGGACATATACACATCGAAAGACAATTTCAGGTAAGcttatttttaaatgtgatgTGATGTGACTGCAAAGAAAGATATATTATGATTATGGTGCTATATACATTACATCTGCGATttatatgcaaaattaagaaagaaaaaaaccagAAACGTGTGCCCTTCCATACTCTAAAATCACAAACTCCCCCAACGTAAATTGATTCTAAGTTTAAGTCAACGTACTCTGGTCATGTCAAAATATCAAGATGATATGAATACctctaaaaatatttctagaACACGATTGCAATCGACAATATTCGTCTTCCCTATAGCTTTTGTTCTTTTGGTGCACTATTTTTGGATACTGATACCGGATTGCTTACGGAAATTGACACTGTTCACCTTTTGCTTACCTTTGGTTTTAGCCAAATTGacaacaataatttaatgctttgatttggGTCTACACAGTATAAGCCTTAGATCTGGAAGTTGTCACTGATCACCGTTTAGTTAAGTTTGCAGTTTCAAAAAATCCACTATTAAACTTTGTTTAGCATTAATTTTACTCGAAACTTTTCTAGAAATTGATAGTGATCAAATTCTGCTTTCAGAAAATTTTTGAATACCCAATTAGCTTTGACAATGATTTGCCAATGACTACCATTcgtttaatttttgataatgTTTACCTTTCGTTTGGCTTTGGTTTTGGTTTCTGTATCCATCCATTCATTCCTGCCTAACAAATCTTTCATCGCTGATCGCAGGTTTTCTATCATTTCATCCGCCTGATTTCCAAAATGTACGAtgtacatacattatatatatatatatatatatatatatatatatatatatatatatatatatttatttatatatataatcaatcaatataatatTATTGAATTTGAAAGGATGTTATATTACGAATTGTCTCAACATATTTCAAATCCTTTAAACAGGGCATGATGGACAACATTTAAGATTGCATAATAAAACACACAAAACACTTCGAATAATGATCAGAAAAAAGcaataattatgcattttgaACCAGAGCGAGCCTTATTTCTAAGCATATACTGATTAAAGTGAGTACCTAATGTAGCACAACTTTTTGATGAGAAAGGTTGACACTGACCCGCTGATTATGTTTTGTATTGAGCTTTCATGGAACAGACAGAGATATTTTGCCTAGACCATACAGTAGATAGTAAAGATAAGATTAAACCATTCTTGTACTTAGCCTTCCTGAATACGGATTATGGTCAGTACCAGATGTGACACCCCTAATTATTAAGGAGCAGATACAACCGTCcttgttaaaaataattatcCCGGTAATGGATTATAGTAAAATCTAGAAAGGACCTTCCATGTTCAAAACCTTCCTAATTAAAATTCGTAGTAAGGCAAATATGGGACCTTCTTTGTTGAAAATATCCATTAATATGGATTGTAAGAGGGACCACAGAAACTCTTTTTTCAAAGCTTTTCTGAATATGGTTTCTAGTAAAGTCCACATAGAACCTTTCTTGTTTTAAACCTTTTACATTATGATTTATAGTAAGGACCAGATGGAACTTCCCTTGTTCAGAAACTTGCCATGGCTTGCAGCAAGAACCAGGCTTTCTTGATTATGGTGTGTATTAAAGACCAAAGAGATATCCTTCGTTATACTAAGCCTTGTGATTTTGGTTTGTAGTAACTAATAAAAAACTGGACCTACCCTGTACTTTGCGTTGCTGTTAAATGTTTCTTCCAGGAATGGTTTTCCTACAGCTAGGCCGATTCTGTCATTGACACCACCTACACAAACTTTCCAGCGAGGTGGCTGTACTGCAGAGCCAGTCAAAGCCTACATGAATAAAGAAGGAACCCACAGACTCAGGTAATTATTACATTTAAAGAGAAAAATGCAAATAGAGATGGATAGCAACCAAGTGTACCTCTCTATAATCGCCGTACACATCTCGAACTCGTTGTGGCATTGATCCTGACATCATTTTGAGAGCAAGCCAAATGACGTAATTTTGTATTATCCTGAAATTTGAAAACGTAAGCAATTTCGGTGTTTTATGTTTTGTTACATTCTCTACGTACATTCGATGTGATTAAAAAATCTCTAAGTACAAAATGAATCCCCCGCTAACACATTTTCCCCATCAACGAAACTCCGAATGGAATACAATGAGTTATTCtataacactacatgtatatcatcactGATAGTATTATGTAAAGGATTGTATATTAACGTTATATATCAGATTTTGAAAGCCGAACCTTTTGTTTTTTGTGTAGAGTTTATTCAATATTTCGCCTATATAAGCAGGATTTCGATTGATGACAGGTGTGGACGTGTTCACGGTTATTTGTAGATCGGATCGTCCCAGCGTTGCACCAAAATAGTGTAACCACTCAAACTAAAAAAGATCTAAATGGACTCAACAAACTGaacacattaattcaattcaatagtATCATTCCCAGACAATGATTCCATGAGAGTTAAACAAGGGAAGGGAGCTCATGTCATTTTACTCACGTGGGGATATCTCCTTTGGAGTTCTTCGATTTGCATTTTGTGGTAAAGTTTTTCATCGTCCCTTCTCTCGGCAGACGGCATGGTAGCCTGCAATACAATCATTATATCAAACCGGAAACAGGGACTACCCATCAAAAGCTTGTTCGATGGGATAATTCATGTCAGAGATTTTAAGTGTCTATTTTACAGGTTGTGAAATGAGAATTACGTACATTTGCTATATCTATCTCAAAGTCTACAACTTCTTTCATGGCATCTGCTGCTTCTCCAGAGTCTGCGCCGAAGATAATTGCCATTTCTGTGGCATATTTTTCATACGCCAACAGTTTGCGATCGTCTCTGCCCTTCAGGAAATAGTCCCTGTCAGGTAGCCCCAACGCAGGCTGGTCAATCTGTCCATTATAAACATATTACCCATTATTATAATATGAAAACCCAACAAAGACGACCAGTTTCCACTGCATGAAGCAAGTGAACAGGAAGTAATGATTATTGTGTTCCACAGTACGGATACTCGCTATTTACACGCGTTGAATTTTCACTTGAGGTATATGTAACAGTCTGATCGTTGAACTTTCGAATCTCAAACAATACCTGATGTTAAAAGACATTGTAAGATTTTTAATCTATCACTAAACTCACATAAAGGATGTTCCTTGTTGGATTTTTTGAATCGTCATAGACATACATATCCATGAGAGGAGGACTATTGGTGTATTTCCTTATAACTGTCAGAAGCTTGGTCAGATTAAAAGTGTTTTCGTTCCAGTCCGTGTCCACCACAGGCCAGCCACCAAGCTCTTGTATCATCTTCCTTGCAGATGTCAAGTTTTCTTTTTCGATTCCATCTGTGATAAAATAATCTACAGtgtatttcaattattttactGTAGCTTACATACACTCAAAATGATTTTATCTAcgaagaaaattttgattttataagtTTTACCCTTAGCTTATATAACTACTGAACCAGGTGTTGTTACGAGAAAGGGCTCTCACTGCTACGGTCTTGAGCAACATGCATGCttcaaatttcatatcaatttacTTATAGCTGATGATGTCTCTATATACGTGATAATTTTTTGAATGCGACATAAATACATTCAAACATGAAAATTTTGACTTTTGATTATAACCGTGAAATGCTAGCACCATCAAAGAGGCACATTGTATCAAAAGACAGTTTCTGGGCTTTTCGTAATTGTCTTTCCTTTCACTATAAGGTGAAAACGACGAGAATATGTTTtgcatgcgatgaaaaaagctaATCAATCATAATACATTTTAGAAAGTTGTCTGGAGTTGAACTTGAAAGAGAGACTGATAcataaattgttttcatttgttttagCATTGTTAAATAATCGTTAGTTCAATGTTTACTCATTTATCATTCACTTTTTTCTTGGCATATTCGAAGGAGTcttatttaataataaattacAATAATCATGTGTACACCAATTAACTTGGGATATTCTAAGGAGTTTTATTTAGTAACAAATTATAAGTTAACTTGCATGCAAAGGAGTCGCTAGCAAATGTTTCATCGAATGCGTGATACAatctttcaaatttgaaaaacgGCAATATTTCTAAATCTTGGTCATTCcatttcaattatatatatatatatatatatatatatatatatatatatatatatatataaaaggatGTCCCGTGCCACAGTGGGTGTAGCACGCTTAACaaccctcactactcaatggccgtaagcaccgagcatatgcctaataTTGGTGAGTCTCGATATCAGTGAAACATGCTCAAGAGGTACGTTAAACAAGATGAATTCAATcaatataaagcactaaaaaccaacaacactcaacatccGAAGTGTCGGATCTATTAGCAAATGCGAGGTCAAATAAATAAGGATAttaaaagcactaaaatgaccaacgacacgaacaacgatgAATTGTCAAATTTGCGGGACGACCTGtcgtcccttcctcaggacgatagaatatttaaatataaaagaaaactaAACAGTAAAGCAAACTAACACAAAAACTgaaagctgataacaaacaaaacgtccACATATTGAAACTATcgagttaaatatatatattgaattatatataatttggGTGTGTGCCCTCCCTGATGCTTTAAATCCCCACCCGTGGAccttaaattttttcaattgttGCTACAGATTCTTGCccaatataacatatattaatACATAATTTGTAAAACATAAAAGATTTCGTGTTTTTGAGGCTTTGTCCCCATCCCAAACAGGCAGGCGCCATTAATTTTACGAAATTAGTAATCTGTTCCATGAAATGCAGCGAAGAATCTTAATAATGGTTGCTCGACGCGCTACTCGCGAGGGTCATACTGATGTAGCTGACCGAAAATATCCCTGTATTTATATGACAGattattgaaaacttttaaatacatttatttacgAATCACATGTTGGTGCAAAAAGGGGAAACgatttacaggtacacatttttgcaattttttcaaGATATCTTAAAATGGTGaaaaatatatagattatttAAATTGGTGTTAAATCCCTGTGGGTAGAATCAacaaatttcataaaatatttgaaattggcGATATAATTGGTGAAATggtacaataaatatatgtcAGGTAAAATGATAGCAATTTTCGACAACGACCTGACGAGTCTATGCTATATAAACACGGATTTCTGTACCTAAAACCATTTATCAAATGACCTTTCATAAATTTCTTAAATTATACTTTACACACATACGACCCTCTAATATCGAGTGCTATATGAATAAAAaggttttcatttaaattttatacctCACCGTTTCTTCATAATGGTAAACAATAGTAGTTTGTTGTAACGACGTCTAGACACACACAGGAAGTTAGATAACCTTCTCAATGTCATTTATTAGTAGGGTTTACAAATGAATGTCTCTAGAATCTAAATATTATTATCATAGTGATAACATCCATCGGAGTATTTATTTTCTTACtatcaaaattgatatataCTGGACGAAATAATTAGAGATAGAGAAATTGAGTgatatttgcaaacaaaacgtgtctaaataatacatgtatatggattatgggaaatgttttacagatttttctTTGGAATCGTACTTCGATTTAAATTCAACAAGTTGTATACAAAACGTATGTGCATTCCGTGTAACAAGTTGCTTTTGAGCATTTTAAGAATGGGAGTGCTAGAGAAATTTTGAAACTGACACGTTATAAGTAATTTCAAAAGCACGTGCGCCAATAGTTTGTACGATCTCCCGAAGAATCCAAAATGGCTGCACCTTTACGTCACGTGCTTGTCAGTCATACAATGCTCGCCTGTGGTTTCCGTTGTCAGTCCACTTGGCAATCCCTTTAAGAGCTCCCTCTGAATCAGGTATCACTACCATTGAAAACGCAAGTAAAAATTGCAATCAAGGAAATTGGGGTCCACAACATCCTAATcttgtaaaaatgtaaaaacaacGGTTTCAGAATGCTGTGGACTTGATTTGGCCTTCGAGAGATCAACAGTTCAACATTTCTGCACAATCAATAAGAACGAGACTTCAACAAGCCCTTTTCCTCtgggggtccgggttagaataaggcTTTTAgaagtaccccttgcttgtccttcggatgagaccgcaaaaacattGGTCCCGCATCACAGCAGGTatatagatccctccctgcttaatggccattagcgccgatcataggcctaaattttgaagtccttcaccggtgaTGGTGACGTCCcgatatgggtgaaaaattctcgagtgggacgttaaataatataaaatcaatcaaatcaacAAGCCGTGTTAAGTCAGCAGATACACATTCTCAAACTGTGACACTGGAAAATAAAACTTAACAAGCAACGAAATACAGAATTTAGCAAGAACCCCATTTTCACCCAGTGTTATCTGGAGATGAGTCTCCTATTTGAGTAAAATAGCATAATGACTGGAGACATGGCTGACACACAAAAGCTAAATGGTACGCCAATTGCTGTGATGCTAAGTTTCATCCTGTAGATGGTGGATCGTTGATGATTTGGGTATATATTAGTTTTCATTACAAAGGAATGCATCACACCATTCACTGCTCCCACAACTGGATTAAGATATCAGGAAGAATCTACACGTATGTTTTCCAGTATAGGTCAGGGGTTGTTAGTGGTTATCTTATCGTACAGTGGAAAATGTTCCTCCACGTGAATATTCACTTGTAAACCCATGCCAGGAGAGAAAACCTGTCGCGCGATTGGAATGGTCAAAATGTTCATGTGTTGacctgattgattgattgatgttttcccacacatttaacaatttttcagttatctggtggcacccagttttttttattagtggaagagagaacctagATACAAGTACCTgggaaagtttcccagtttactttcggaaggtcggtggtctccaccaaccttccgaaaataaactgggaaacttgcgctagcgggattcgaactcgcgccaacagagatgagaggccgtctgattttgagcgcgatgttctaaccactcggccacggaggccctgaAAAACAGGGACAATGCTTATTACGAATTTCGATTTCAATGCGTTTCGGCTTAGTCTGTGTCTCCTCAGACGAAGGGAACTCCACATGACGATGCCAGAGAAATGGCAATGGAAACCGCTGGTGAACGTTGCATTGCTGAAACAGGCATGTGCAACCAACAACAATTTCCTGAAATCGTACAAGATATCAACTCACATGTTtctgaaattattttgtattctttatgactGTTCATTATCCTCACTTTTTCGATGCCTAACTTTATTCTAGTTCACTTTAGAATCTTTCTTCTATATATGGAATTCAACTCTTTTTCCCTGTCAAAttaacaaaggaaaatatggtTTCGATTTGCACATCGCAATATTCGGATGTGCAACACACCAATCTATAGCTGGTAATGATACATTACTGCGCACTTTTCAGTACTGTCTTGcttatatatctgtgtgtgtgtgcgtgagATCGCGCGCGTGTGTGTCCTTCAAAGGCAATCCAGTTTTAATTATAACATTATACGGGCAACACATTCTTGGacatacaaaatttacatataaCATCAGAGAATAGACAGAATATCAAGggattattacattttcagaTATTTTGGTTCGTCTCATCCTATGGACAAATAGACCGAAGTAACGCACCTTAAAATAAGAATTCCTCATACCTGAAATAGCCTTAATATCATTTAGTCATGTGGTTTTGAGAATATTATGTGCGACTTCGGTGACCTTTTACTAAATTAAGAACCTCTACACATGTCAAAAAGATACAGACACCTGCATTGTTATACACACAATGCTATATGAATAGATGCAGAAAATATCATTCTATAAATATTCGGTTGTGCCGTGCACAGTGTATGTATTTCATGTGCGTTTACCAGACACTgaatggattttttaaaaattgttttcacAATGGAACATGTAGAGAGTTATATTAATATCATACAAACAGTAATCCATTTTATTTATTATCGTGTCATGAAATTGCGTACTAcagcagttttttaaaaaacaaattcttaTCCGTTCCTCATTAAGTAAATGAATTTCCCCCCAATGAGTTATGTGTGCGCAAGAGATATCTTATACTGAAAAATTAACACAGTTTATGCACTACAAATTAACAATGTTTTCATTAgtatttacaatttactttcaGATCACTAATTTTACTCCAACATAAAGGGAAAAATGGACGTATGTCGGTCCAACATATGCACTTTCACCCCATGCATATAAAATGTAATTTCCTCATTCAATcattattcatatcaattttagCAAACAACTGGTGAATCCCCTTGGCATTAATTAGCCCAGAGGTTCATGACCTCTTGTTTTTAACACATCTTTAATAAGGACCACGCATGGCTTGTTACATTTGACTTACCTAAATCCACGCACGATTTGTACAACTTTTTGGCTTTTTGAACTGCCTCGATGTCATCCGCGTCGATCTTTTTCTCCAGTAAATCTGTCAATATGCATAAAACTTTACATTCCTCACTGTATATCGTTTGTTGAGTTAAGAACAAATATGCTGAAATATCATACAAACGCAGAAATGTGAAATTAAATCAAAGGCGTCATTTTCGAAAACTGAAGTTGCCATGAATTAGCGAAAAAAAGATTTGGGATAAAAATATCGATTTTCAGTATTCATTTTACAACATGTATGCTGCTAGTGGTGTTATAAAACTATTTGGTGTAACACCATTCCGTTGTGTATTACTGTTCATGAAGTTGGCGCGACTTCTGTGAAAAAGCAGGACTTACACTCCAATTATGCAATGAAGTTCATAAAGTCGGCGGGATTTTAAGTCCtaacagttttacatgtatatctacctttgatatttttcttcCAGGCGTATTATTACATAAAACTAATAAACGTAGATCAAAATGAATACCTGTCAATGTTTAATATAGCTTTTGAATTTACTGGGTGGgtgtaaataaaaatattagaatatgACAATTCGTGATATtgtagtttttgtttttacaccCACCTGCTATTAAAAAAATCACgatatcaaatatacatgtagcttaaaaagaaagaaaatatcacaGAACGAACGGAACCGGAACTAACATTTGAGCGTAATGTCCACCGAATCGTCCACCTGGTAAAAGACGCCGGTGATGGCCTTGTCCTCTGGAATCACCTGCTTCCGTCGCCATTGTCCGCATGCGTACTGGAAGAAATCATCGCACGGATCTGCTGAAGTATCTATGGAGTCTAGTAATTTTGAAGCTGAAATGCGAGGGAAGTAATGTTTGTGCTAAGATTGATCTAAATGAACCTCTTCTTATTCCAAATGGGTAAAATAGATTCAAGAATCGTTACAATAAAGTCGATATAGAGTTTCATTACCTGCCCGCACACATTCAGGTGAGTTACAGACttctataaataaaaaatgataagGAATTAGAGCCACAAATTGACCAATTTATGCGTATAatgctttacaaaatatttctcGTTTATGAGATAGAAAGCATCAAAGTCTCATACATTATCCCctatatacctgtatatgtCTTATTATGTAATCAATGTTCATTTTGTGGAACGTAAAAACAAGCAACTTTCCTTCAATGATGcttaataaattctttttatttttttttgagtTATTTAGAAAATACCTTTGACCCCTCTCGCCCCCTTCAATAAGGGGCTGTCCCCTAAAATTTTATACAGTCACATCAAGCAACTTTGCTTCAATAACGCTTAATAAATGTTTTAGTGTTTGTTAATGCATACACAATAATTGTAAttatctacattttttttttggttctaCATAACGTTTAACAAAATGTTTGTAGGTTTCGAGGTAGTCAGGATATTCGCTTTTAGGGATCAACCCTGCAATTTCTTAGAAGGAATCACAAGATGAAAATGGTATGTTGTTTAGAATAACATTCTTAGAAATTTATGTTCTAAATGCATTCCAAAATACTTATTTGTTAAGAAATTGAGAACATAAACTTTTGTACATTAATCCCAATAAATCCATTATTAGGTATCCAATGATCATTGTTCTGATGCCAGCAATTGCAGAACGTCACATCAAGCAACATTGCTTCAATAACGCTTAGTAAATGTGTTAATGTTtgagatatttagaaaatatttctgACACATCCCGGCCCCTTATGTAAGGGATTGACCCCTAAAATTTGATATCGTGAAATAGATCTCATTATTATCTGCAACTCTTATTGTGTATGCATTAACAAATTATTTTCGTATAAAATATATTAACGAAAATGCGTCAAAAAATGCACTAAAAATTTGTGGCTCATTTTCGAGCACTTCCGAGCTCCGATGCTTCTTGCACTGAAAATCGCAAAACCATATGTCATATCTGCCAAGGCTCCTCTACAGTCGCTGAAAATGTAAGGTTGATATCTTTGATAGATTCTGAGAACACTCCAGGACTAAGTGACCCTTTTAAAGTCCGAAGAGGACAATACCTTACTTGATAAATGACTTCATCAAAATCGGAAAAAAAAAAGTATCGAGTTCAAAGGAAtgtctatcatccctgaaattttcacaaaaatagtTCGACGCATATTCGAGAAATTGCGAGCacaaaaattgtaagaaaaataATAACAGAGAAAAAACTTGCCATAACAATAAGGTCTTCcattggaaacggaagaccttaattaaaaaacatgaaaaaggGCAACATTAAAAGTAAACCAACATCTTATTGGAAGAAATATTTGAGGAAACAAATGTGTTACACAACAGTATAGCACAGGAATACCGACGATTATGCAGCTTGAAAATACAATTTAACTGAAAAGTAAACCAAGAATCACTGCTTGTCCCACAGTACCTTTCGATAATGTGAGGGTATTAGCCTCAGCTCCAGATTGTACTGACGGTTTATTATCGTCCTCGTCTTTTCTGATGACCACCACAGCGAGGGCCACCGACACAGCTATAATGGCGGCCAGAGCCAGGACCAGCACACAATAGAGTCGCTGGGAGCCCGAGCTCTTCCTGGTGTCTTTTATACTACAATGGACATAAACATATAAAAAGAATATATAATGTGATTACGAGCATTCCAAGCCTTGTATAGAGGATATTCGCTGTATACCAAAATTATGTCCATTGGTTGCCATTTTTGGAGAACCTAGTCTCTCCTCCTCCCCGTTGATATTTGTTGCTTAGAGATCTATACGTTTTGGC encodes the following:
- the LOC125661930 gene encoding neprilysin-1-like, which encodes MSTSKQDLTASSVTISDQDVDLGIKDTRKSSGSQRLYCVLVLALAAIIAVSVALAVVVIRKDEDDNKPSVQSGAEANTLTLSKEVCNSPECVRAASKLLDSIDTSADPCDDFFQYACGQWRRKQVIPEDKAITGVFYQVDDSVDITLKYLLEKKIDADDIEAVQKAKKLYKSCVDLDGIEKENLTSARKMIQELGGWPVVDTDWNENTFNLTKLLTVIRKYTNSPPLMDMYVYDDSKNPTRNILYIDQPALGLPDRDYFLKGRDDRKLLAYEKYATEMAIIFGADSGEAADAMKEVVDFEIDIANATMPSAERRDDEKLYHKMQIEELQRRYPHFEWLHYFGATLGRSDLQITVNTSTPVINRNPAYIGEILNKLYTKNKRIIQNYVIWLALKMMSGSMPQRVRDVYGDYREALTGSAVQPPRWKVCVGGVNDRIGLAVGKPFLEETFNSNAKYRADEMIENLRSAMKDLLGRNEWMDTETKTKAKRKADQIQPRIGYPPEVKNDTFLNERYKDYNFNETNYFSNVLAYLILGTKENLQELPKPVDRNKWETPPATVNAYYNPARNQIMFPAGILQPPFYKSGYPQYLNYGGIGYVIGHEMTHGFDDSGRRYDGAGNLKQWWSNASVTNFKERADCMSKQYSSYTVEEANKKLNGKLTLGENIADNGGLKESWLAYEKWLQKSRNGKPEPFLPGLDYTPEQLFFLNAAHVWCGLVRPEEATRRILVDPHGNFKSRVIGPLQNNEEFSKAFNCVSGSNMNPKDKCIVW